Proteins encoded by one window of Micromonospora coxensis:
- the nadD gene encoding nicotinate-nucleotide adenylyltransferase, with protein MEEDIRRIGIMGGTFDPIHHGHLVAASEVADRFGLDEVVFVPTGQPWQKADEPVSPAEDRYLMTVIATASNPRFQVSRVDIDRGGPTYTVDTLRDLHALYGPKVQLYFITGADALERILSWKDLEEVLELAHFIGVTRPGFELTDKHLPADTVSLVQVPAMAISSTDCRARVARGEPVWYLVPDGVVQYIAKRALYQE; from the coding sequence GTGGAGGAAGACATCCGGCGGATCGGGATCATGGGCGGCACCTTCGACCCGATCCACCACGGGCACCTCGTGGCCGCCAGCGAGGTCGCCGACCGCTTCGGCCTGGACGAGGTGGTCTTCGTCCCGACCGGTCAGCCGTGGCAGAAGGCGGACGAGCCGGTCAGCCCCGCAGAGGACCGGTACCTGATGACGGTGATCGCCACCGCCTCCAACCCGCGCTTCCAGGTCAGCCGGGTCGACATCGACCGCGGTGGCCCCACCTACACCGTCGACACCCTGCGCGACCTGCACGCGCTGTACGGCCCGAAGGTGCAGCTGTACTTCATCACCGGCGCGGACGCGCTGGAGCGGATCCTCTCCTGGAAGGACCTGGAGGAGGTCCTCGAACTGGCCCACTTCATCGGGGTCACCCGGCCCGGGTTCGAGTTGACCGACAAGCACCTGCCGGCCGACACGGTGAGCCTGGTGCAGGTGCCGGCGATGGCGATCTCGTCCACCGACTGCCGCGCCCGGGTCGCCCGAGGCGAGCCGGTCTGGTACCTGGTGCCCGACGGTGTGGTGCAGTACATCGCGAAACGCGCCCTCTACCAGGAGTGA
- a CDS encoding ComEC/Rec2 family competence protein, with product MSGPGDDAVDTAPDVPDLRLAGLAVAAWLAALACLHLTATAATLLAATAAGLATVAAAHLLGRLGRPRAPLRRYGWIVVAALIGVVCGASATAARLHVRDAAPLRALADERARVSAELVVRDDPRPVRGRPGRPATLLVTTELVHLTGPDGRRVSASARVLVLATDPAWRGRLPGQRLTAEGRLSAPRGGDLTAAVLTVPGPPAPHGPPPWLQRAAGTLRAGLQRACAPLPDEQGGLLPGLVVGDTSALPATVEEDFRATGMTHLNAVSGSNVAIVVGAVLLLVRWARAGPRAGAVLCGIALVGFVVLVRPSPSVVRAATMGAIGLAALAAGRPRAALPALSAAVAVLVLVDPELAGDAGFALSVLATGGLLLLAPGWRDALRRRGVPAGLAEALAVPASAQVACGPVVAAISGTVSLVAVPANLLAVPAIAPATVLGVLAAAVSPLWPAGAEFVAWLASWPAWWLVTVARVGARLPAGTLPWPGGVSGALLLAVLTVALLLAARRPVVRRLVAVGAVAVMLGTLPVRILADGWPPAGWVLVGCAVGQGDALVLPVAAGRAVVVDAGPEPSLVDGCLRRLGVREVSLLVVSHFHADHVGGIAGVLRGRRVGGIVTPALAEPASGRDLVAAAAGTVAPQAGVAGWTYRAGGVELVILGPPYPLRGTRSDPNNNSLVLRAAVAGVRVLLAGDAETEEQRALLERAPPHALRAEVLKVAHHGSAYQDPAFLDAVRPAVAVVPVGTGNDYGHPSPSVLAWLARGGVRVLRTDTDGDVAVVTGRHGLAVVTRGPDRVSR from the coding sequence GTGAGCGGCCCCGGCGACGACGCCGTCGACACCGCGCCGGACGTACCCGACCTGCGGCTGGCCGGGCTGGCGGTGGCCGCCTGGCTCGCCGCGTTGGCCTGCCTGCACCTCACCGCGACGGCGGCCACGCTGCTGGCGGCCACCGCCGCAGGCCTCGCCACCGTGGCCGCCGCCCACCTGCTCGGTCGCCTCGGCCGGCCCCGCGCACCGCTGCGGCGGTACGGCTGGATCGTCGTCGCGGCGCTGATCGGCGTCGTCTGCGGCGCGAGCGCCACCGCCGCCCGGCTGCACGTGCGCGACGCCGCCCCGCTGCGCGCGCTGGCCGACGAGCGGGCCCGGGTCAGCGCGGAACTCGTCGTCCGGGACGATCCCCGTCCGGTTCGCGGCAGGCCGGGCCGGCCGGCGACCCTGCTGGTCACCACCGAGCTGGTGCACCTCACCGGCCCCGACGGCCGCCGGGTGAGCGCCTCCGCGCGGGTGCTGGTGCTCGCCACCGACCCGGCGTGGCGGGGGCGGCTGCCCGGGCAGCGGCTCACCGCCGAGGGGCGGCTGAGCGCACCGCGCGGTGGTGACCTGACGGCGGCGGTGCTGACCGTGCCGGGCCCACCGGCGCCGCACGGGCCACCACCGTGGCTCCAGCGTGCCGCCGGCACGCTCCGCGCCGGCCTGCAACGGGCCTGCGCGCCGCTCCCCGACGAACAGGGCGGCCTGCTGCCGGGGCTGGTCGTCGGCGACACCAGCGCGCTGCCGGCCACCGTGGAGGAGGACTTCCGGGCCACCGGGATGACCCATCTCAACGCGGTCTCCGGGTCCAACGTGGCCATCGTGGTCGGCGCGGTGCTGCTGCTCGTCCGGTGGGCCCGGGCCGGTCCCCGAGCCGGCGCGGTGCTCTGCGGGATCGCCCTGGTCGGCTTCGTCGTCCTGGTCCGCCCGTCGCCGAGCGTCGTGCGGGCGGCGACCATGGGCGCGATCGGGCTGGCCGCGCTCGCCGCCGGACGGCCCCGGGCCGCGCTGCCCGCGCTGAGCGCCGCGGTGGCCGTCCTGGTGCTGGTCGACCCGGAGCTGGCCGGGGACGCCGGGTTCGCGCTCTCCGTCCTGGCCACCGGCGGGCTGCTGCTGCTCGCCCCCGGGTGGCGCGACGCGCTGCGGCGGCGCGGCGTGCCGGCCGGGCTGGCGGAGGCGCTGGCCGTCCCGGCCTCGGCGCAGGTCGCCTGCGGGCCCGTGGTGGCCGCGATCTCCGGCACGGTGAGTCTGGTCGCGGTGCCGGCCAACCTGCTGGCGGTGCCGGCCATCGCGCCCGCCACGGTGCTGGGGGTGCTGGCCGCCGCCGTCTCGCCGCTCTGGCCGGCCGGCGCGGAGTTCGTGGCCTGGTTGGCGAGCTGGCCGGCCTGGTGGCTGGTGACGGTGGCCCGGGTCGGGGCACGACTGCCGGCCGGCACCCTGCCCTGGCCCGGTGGGGTGTCGGGGGCCCTGTTGCTGGCGGTGCTGACCGTGGCGCTGCTCCTGGCCGCCCGGCGGCCGGTGGTGCGGCGACTGGTGGCGGTCGGCGCGGTCGCCGTGATGCTCGGCACCCTGCCGGTGCGCATCCTCGCCGACGGCTGGCCGCCGGCCGGCTGGGTGCTGGTCGGCTGCGCGGTGGGGCAGGGGGACGCGCTGGTCCTGCCGGTGGCGGCCGGCCGGGCCGTGGTCGTTGACGCCGGGCCGGAGCCGTCCCTGGTCGACGGCTGCCTGCGCCGGCTCGGCGTCCGGGAGGTGTCGCTGCTGGTGGTGAGCCACTTCCACGCCGACCACGTGGGCGGAATCGCCGGGGTGCTGCGGGGCCGGCGGGTGGGCGGCATCGTCACCCCGGCGCTCGCCGAGCCGGCGTCGGGACGGGACCTGGTCGCCGCCGCCGCGGGTACGGTGGCGCCGCAGGCGGGGGTGGCGGGGTGGACGTACCGGGCCGGTGGGGTGGAGCTGGTGATCCTCGGCCCGCCGTACCCGTTACGGGGCACCCGGTCCGACCCGAACAACAACTCGCTGGTGCTGCGGGCCGCCGTGGCCGGGGTGCGGGTCCTGCTGGCCGGGGACGCCGAGACCGAGGAGCAGCGGGCCCTGCTGGAGCGTGCCCCGCCGCACGCGCTGCGGGCCGAGGTGCTCAAGGTCGCCCACCACGGCAGCGCGTACCAGGATCCGGCGTTCCTGGACGCCGTCCGGCCCGCCGTCGCGGTGGTGCCGGTGGGTACGGGCAACGACTACGGCCACCCCAGCCCGTCGGTCCTGGCCTGGTTGGCCCGGGGCGGGGTCCGGGTGCTGCGTACCGACACCGACGGCGACGTGGCGGTGGTGACGGGGCGGCACGGCCTGGCCGTCGTGACGCGGGGCCCCGATCGGGTGAGCCGGTGA
- the holA gene encoding DNA polymerase III subunit delta, with protein sequence MGGVTAASLAPILLVLGDEELLATRAVSEAVARARSVDPDVDVREYQGGTLTPGEIAEALSPSLFGGRRLLVLRAGQDARKELVTALLAYARNPDPDVQLVVLHPGAAKGKAFADGLKAAGATVVPAVKLKGHRERVAFVRDEIRRGGGKCSEDAAEALIAAVGGDLRELAAACSQLLADTDGRIGADTVARYYRGRVEVTGFTVADATMIGDVPAALEALRWALHVGVDPVPIADALADGVRTVARVAAAGRGDPYQLASSLGMPAWKIKNAQQRARGWTPEGLVEAMRVAAECNAAVKGGADDRAYALEKAVFSVAAARRGGAR encoded by the coding sequence ATGGGCGGCGTGACCGCCGCCAGCCTCGCTCCCATTCTGCTCGTCCTCGGCGATGAGGAGCTGCTCGCCACGCGCGCGGTCAGCGAGGCCGTCGCGCGGGCCCGCAGCGTCGACCCCGACGTGGACGTCCGGGAGTACCAGGGCGGGACGCTGACCCCGGGCGAGATCGCCGAGGCGCTCAGTCCCTCCCTGTTCGGCGGGCGCCGGCTGCTGGTGCTGCGCGCCGGGCAGGACGCCCGCAAGGAACTGGTCACCGCGCTGCTCGCGTACGCCAGGAACCCCGACCCGGACGTGCAGCTCGTGGTGCTGCACCCGGGCGCGGCCAAGGGCAAGGCGTTCGCCGACGGACTCAAGGCGGCGGGCGCGACCGTGGTGCCCGCGGTGAAGCTCAAGGGCCACCGCGAGCGGGTCGCCTTCGTCCGGGACGAGATCCGCCGGGGTGGTGGCAAGTGCTCCGAGGACGCGGCCGAGGCGCTGATCGCCGCCGTCGGCGGTGACCTGCGGGAGCTGGCCGCCGCCTGCTCGCAACTGCTCGCCGACACCGACGGGCGGATCGGCGCGGACACCGTCGCCCGGTACTACCGGGGCCGGGTGGAGGTCACCGGCTTCACGGTCGCCGACGCGACGATGATCGGCGACGTGCCGGCGGCGCTGGAGGCGCTGCGCTGGGCGCTGCACGTCGGGGTCGACCCGGTGCCGATCGCCGACGCCCTCGCCGACGGTGTGCGCACCGTGGCCCGGGTGGCCGCCGCCGGGCGGGGCGACCCGTACCAGCTCGCCAGCAGCCTCGGCATGCCCGCCTGGAAGATCAAGAACGCTCAGCAGCGGGCCCGGGGCTGGACCCCGGAGGGCCTGGTCGAGGCGATGCGGGTGGCCGCCGAGTGCAACGCGGCCGTCAAGGGCGGCGCGGACGACCGGGCGTACGCCCTGGAGAAGGCGGTCTTCTCCGTCGCGGCCGCCCGGCGGGGCGGCGCCCGGTGA
- a CDS encoding helix-hairpin-helix domain-containing protein translates to MAWSTGAADPVDPTGRAPVAGPSGHPRRTPPLGGDRPAASVDDDPALDVPARASSRLPGPGAFDPGRRGVRALAAVAVLVVLGAGFWAWRSRPRAEPVRPPAQAVQVAVPETSSGPDATASPAGELVVAVAGKVRRPGLVRVPAGARVADAVQAAGGALPGVDVALLNPARKVTDGELILVGVAAPPGPPAPGPPAAGAAPAPGQPVNLNTATLAQLDALPGVGPVLAQRILTHRDQQGGFRSVGDLRQVEGIGDARYEQLKDLVTV, encoded by the coding sequence GTGGCCTGGTCGACGGGGGCGGCCGACCCGGTCGACCCGACCGGCCGCGCGCCCGTGGCCGGGCCGTCCGGTCACCCGCGCCGGACACCGCCGCTCGGCGGTGACCGCCCGGCCGCGTCCGTCGACGACGACCCGGCGCTCGACGTCCCGGCCCGGGCGTCCTCCCGGCTGCCCGGGCCGGGGGCGTTCGACCCGGGGCGTCGGGGGGTGCGGGCGCTGGCCGCCGTCGCCGTGCTCGTGGTGCTCGGCGCCGGCTTCTGGGCCTGGCGGTCCCGCCCCCGGGCCGAGCCGGTCCGCCCCCCGGCCCAGGCGGTGCAGGTCGCCGTACCGGAGACGTCGAGCGGGCCCGACGCGACCGCGAGCCCGGCCGGCGAGCTGGTCGTCGCGGTCGCCGGCAAGGTACGCCGTCCGGGCCTGGTCCGGGTGCCGGCCGGCGCGCGGGTGGCCGACGCGGTGCAGGCCGCCGGCGGCGCGCTCCCCGGTGTGGACGTGGCCCTGCTCAACCCGGCCCGCAAGGTCACCGACGGAGAGCTGATCCTGGTCGGCGTCGCGGCGCCGCCCGGCCCGCCCGCCCCGGGGCCGCCGGCCGCCGGTGCGGCTCCCGCTCCCGGCCAACCGGTGAACCTGAACACCGCCACGCTGGCGCAGCTCGACGCGCTGCCCGGGGTGGGCCCGGTGCTCGCCCAGCGCATCCTGACCCACCGCGACCAGCAGGGCGGCTTCCGGTCGGTGGGCGACCTGCGGCAGGTCGAGGGGATCGGTGACGCCCGGTACGAGCAGCTCAAGGATCTGGTGACGGTGTGA
- the rsfS gene encoding ribosome silencing factor, with protein sequence MTVSERAHELAMAAAQAAADKKAQDIVIIDVGDQLAITDAFLVASAPNERQVLAIVDAIEERLLELPEKAKPVRREGERGGRWVLLDYVDIVVHVQHTEEREFYALDRLWKDCPQVPFVDRDLVEADASAAE encoded by the coding sequence GTGACAGTTTCCGAACGCGCTCACGAGCTGGCGATGGCCGCCGCCCAGGCTGCGGCCGACAAGAAGGCGCAGGACATCGTCATCATCGACGTGGGTGACCAGCTCGCCATCACCGACGCGTTCCTGGTCGCCTCCGCGCCGAACGAGCGTCAGGTGCTGGCCATCGTCGACGCCATCGAGGAACGCCTGCTGGAGCTGCCGGAGAAGGCCAAGCCGGTCCGCCGCGAGGGCGAGCGGGGTGGCCGCTGGGTGCTGCTCGACTACGTCGACATCGTGGTCCACGTCCAGCACACCGAGGAGCGCGAGTTCTACGCCCTCGACCGGCTCTGGAAGGACTGCCCCCAGGTCCCGTTCGTCGACCGGGACCTGGTCGAGGCCGACGCCTCCGCCGCCGAATGA
- a CDS encoding NAD(P)H-dependent oxidoreductase yields MTHQPEGGRRILVIDGHPDAGSFSDALARAYVEGARSGGHDVRLLRLREMRFEPVLHGGFTHPQPLEPALVEAQQAIRWCQHLVIVTPCWWWSVPALLKGFIDRVFLPGFGVVYLDRFPYLRKLLKGRSARVIYTQNSPQLLALFAREDLFWRFMRRGFLRHCGFRPARRTVLAGMKNAGPRQRDLWLMRVRRLGAQGQ; encoded by the coding sequence GTGACCCACCAACCAGAGGGCGGCCGTCGCATCCTCGTCATCGACGGGCACCCGGACGCCGGCAGCTTCAGCGACGCCCTCGCCCGCGCGTACGTCGAGGGTGCCCGCTCCGGCGGCCACGACGTACGCCTGCTCCGGCTGCGGGAGATGCGGTTCGAGCCGGTGCTGCACGGCGGGTTCACCCATCCGCAGCCGCTGGAACCCGCGCTGGTGGAGGCACAGCAGGCGATCCGCTGGTGCCAGCACCTGGTGATCGTCACGCCGTGCTGGTGGTGGTCGGTCCCGGCGCTGCTCAAGGGGTTCATCGACCGGGTCTTCCTGCCCGGTTTCGGCGTCGTGTACCTCGACCGCTTCCCCTACCTGCGCAAGCTGTTGAAGGGACGCTCCGCCCGGGTCATCTACACCCAGAACTCGCCACAGCTCCTCGCGCTGTTCGCCCGTGAGGACCTGTTCTGGCGGTTCATGCGACGCGGCTTCCTCCGCCACTGCGGTTTCCGCCCGGCCCGACGCACCGTGCTGGCCGGCATGAAGAACGCCGGTCCCCGCCAACGGGATCTCTGGCTGATGCGGGTCCGCCGGCTCGGGGCCCAGGGTCAGTGA
- a CDS encoding PadR family transcriptional regulator: protein MAQQRKVGNLLALAVLSVLAQRPMHPYEIATTLRAWGKDQDMEIKWGSFYTVVRNMDRHGLIAAVQSVREGRRPERTVYRLTDAGRAELVDWARELVSTPGPEQSRFRAGLSVLAALHPDEAVTLLRQRLALLEDGVRAGRAALAEHLRTVPRLFLVESDYDLTVKEAEAAWIRALLAELTSGSYPGLAEWRAFHESGGGGTDAREGGDATQ, encoded by the coding sequence GTGGCCCAGCAGCGGAAGGTCGGGAACCTGCTCGCCCTGGCCGTGCTCTCCGTCCTCGCGCAACGGCCGATGCACCCGTACGAGATCGCCACCACCCTGCGGGCCTGGGGCAAGGACCAGGACATGGAGATCAAGTGGGGCTCCTTCTACACGGTGGTGCGCAACATGGACCGGCACGGCCTGATCGCGGCCGTGCAGAGCGTCCGTGAGGGCCGTCGTCCCGAGCGCACCGTGTACCGGCTCACCGACGCCGGCCGGGCGGAACTGGTCGACTGGGCCCGGGAACTGGTCTCCACCCCGGGCCCCGAGCAGTCCCGCTTCCGCGCCGGCCTGTCGGTGCTCGCCGCCCTGCACCCGGACGAGGCGGTGACCCTGCTGCGACAGCGGCTGGCCCTGCTGGAGGACGGCGTCCGGGCCGGCCGTGCGGCGCTCGCCGAACACCTGCGCACCGTGCCGCGGCTGTTCCTGGTCGAGTCGGACTACGACCTGACCGTCAAGGAGGCGGAAGCCGCCTGGATCCGTGCCCTGCTGGCCGAACTCACCTCGGGCAGCTACCCGGGCCTGGCCGAGTGGCGGGCCTTCCACGAGAGCGGTGGCGGCGGGACCGACGCCCGGGAAGGGGGCGACGCCACCCAGTGA
- a CDS encoding histidine phosphatase family protein: MTRLIVWRHGNTDWNAASRVQGQTDVPLNALGREQARTAAPLLAALRPDAIVASDLSRAADTAAALAEVTGLPVRTDARLRERHFGQWQGLLLTDAAARFPEEHARWRAGDPDPGAGIESLDDLGKRVGAAFADAADLVPGGTIVVATHGGSARQGVGNLIGWDHAVLRAIGSLANCHWTELRHNDARGWHLRAHNVGLITRPALAEPV, from the coding sequence ATGACCCGCCTGATCGTCTGGCGGCACGGCAACACCGACTGGAACGCCGCCAGCCGGGTCCAGGGGCAGACCGACGTACCCCTCAACGCGCTCGGCCGCGAGCAGGCCCGCACCGCGGCGCCGCTGCTCGCGGCGCTGCGGCCGGACGCCATCGTCGCCTCCGACCTCAGCCGGGCCGCGGACACCGCCGCCGCCCTCGCCGAGGTCACCGGGCTGCCGGTACGCACCGACGCCCGGCTGCGGGAGCGGCACTTCGGCCAGTGGCAGGGGCTGCTCCTCACCGACGCCGCCGCCCGCTTCCCCGAGGAGCACGCCCGCTGGCGGGCCGGTGACCCCGACCCGGGCGCCGGCATCGAGAGCCTCGACGACCTCGGCAAGCGGGTCGGCGCGGCGTTCGCCGACGCCGCCGACCTCGTCCCCGGCGGCACCATTGTGGTGGCCACCCACGGCGGCAGCGCCCGCCAGGGCGTCGGCAACCTCATCGGCTGGGACCACGCCGTGCTGCGCGCCATCGGCTCGCTGGCCAACTGCCACTGGACCGAGCTGCGCCACAACGACGCCCGGGGCTGGCACCTGCGGGCGCACAATGTCGGCCTGATCACCCGCCCGGCACTCGCCGAGCCGGTCTGA
- a CDS encoding DegV family protein, producing the protein MPVAVVTDSTAYLPPELVQAHRLTVVPLTVVLNGAEGLEGVEVLPADATRVLAGRRVSVSTSRPAPEQFVRTYRELLAAGADGIVSVHLSAELSGTVEAARLAAAEVGDRIEVVDSRSTGMGLGFPVLAAAGAAEAGAELAAVRDAATAAVGRTTIFFYVDTLEFLRRGGRINAAEALLGTALSVKPIMHMPDGAIVLKDKVRTASRGVARLVDLAVEAAGDADVDLGVHHLAAPQRAEQLLEALTARFGDRLHDTYVSEAGAVVAAHAGPGLASVVVHRRPDPA; encoded by the coding sequence ATGCCCGTAGCGGTCGTCACCGACTCCACCGCCTACCTCCCACCCGAGCTGGTGCAGGCGCACCGGCTGACGGTGGTGCCGCTGACCGTCGTGCTCAACGGCGCCGAAGGGCTGGAGGGGGTGGAGGTCCTCCCGGCCGACGCCACCCGGGTGCTCGCCGGCCGGCGGGTCTCCGTCAGCACGTCCCGCCCCGCCCCGGAGCAGTTCGTCCGGACGTACCGGGAACTGCTGGCGGCCGGCGCGGACGGGATCGTCTCGGTGCACCTGTCGGCCGAACTCTCCGGCACCGTCGAGGCGGCCCGGCTCGCCGCCGCCGAGGTCGGCGACCGGATCGAGGTGGTGGACAGCCGCTCCACCGGCATGGGCCTGGGCTTCCCGGTGCTCGCCGCCGCCGGGGCCGCGGAGGCCGGGGCCGAGCTGGCCGCCGTCCGCGACGCGGCCACCGCCGCCGTCGGCCGGACCACCATCTTCTTCTACGTCGACACGCTGGAGTTCCTGCGCCGGGGCGGCCGGATCAACGCGGCGGAGGCGCTGCTGGGCACCGCCCTGTCGGTGAAGCCGATCATGCACATGCCGGACGGGGCGATCGTGCTCAAGGACAAGGTGCGCACCGCCAGCCGGGGCGTGGCCCGCCTGGTCGACCTGGCCGTCGAGGCGGCCGGGGACGCCGACGTCGACCTGGGCGTGCACCACCTCGCCGCACCGCAGCGCGCCGAGCAGCTCCTCGAGGCGCTCACCGCCCGGTTCGGCGACCGGCTGCACGACACGTACGTCTCCGAGGCCGGCGCCGTGGTCGCCGCGCACGCCGGGCCCGGCCTGGCCAGCGTGGTCGTCCACCGCCGCCCCGACCCGGCCTGA
- a CDS encoding FAD-dependent monooxygenase, translating into MTVTTAIVIGGGIAGPVTALALRRAGISATVHEAYPGTTDGVGGTLALAPNGLAALRAVDADRAVAAIATPIHRTVLAIGRRRIPLPGLEGVPPLHVVHRNDLHRVLHERAAAEGVVVEHGRRLVDVRETESGITARFADGGTATADVLIGADGVRSTVRTLIDPDDPGPRFTGLLGFEAVARHEVDVEPGTMTFTFGRRGYYLYWPEPGGGTRWGVNLPQERPMSLAEARAVPPADWMRTLRAAHADDEPGRDLMLTSDPDELQVVGSLHIMPSVRRWHRGRMVLVGDAAHAPSNSSGQGASLAIESAVQVARCLRDLPDARSAFTAYERLRRERVERIAARAGRINQAKAPGRVARALMPLLMPLLVKTAMKPEKTLGPEQRYVIDWDAPVTAGPTGR; encoded by the coding sequence ATGACAGTCACGACCGCGATCGTGATCGGCGGCGGCATCGCCGGCCCGGTCACCGCGCTGGCGCTGCGCCGCGCCGGCATCAGCGCCACCGTCCACGAGGCGTACCCGGGCACCACCGACGGCGTCGGCGGCACCCTGGCGCTCGCCCCCAACGGCCTCGCGGCCCTGCGCGCGGTCGACGCGGACCGCGCGGTGGCCGCGATCGCCACCCCGATCCACCGGACGGTGCTGGCGATCGGCCGGCGGCGCATCCCGCTGCCCGGTCTGGAGGGGGTGCCCCCGCTGCACGTGGTGCACCGCAACGACCTGCACCGGGTGCTGCACGAGCGGGCCGCCGCCGAGGGCGTGGTCGTCGAGCACGGCCGGCGCCTGGTCGACGTACGGGAGACGGAGAGCGGCATCACCGCCCGGTTCGCCGACGGTGGCACCGCCACGGCCGACGTCCTCATCGGGGCCGACGGCGTACGGTCGACCGTCCGTACCCTGATCGACCCGGACGACCCCGGCCCCCGGTTCACCGGGCTGCTCGGCTTCGAGGCGGTGGCCCGGCACGAGGTGGACGTCGAGCCCGGCACCATGACCTTCACCTTCGGCCGGCGCGGCTACTACCTCTACTGGCCGGAGCCGGGCGGCGGCACCCGGTGGGGGGTGAACCTGCCGCAGGAGCGGCCGATGAGCCTCGCCGAGGCCCGCGCGGTGCCCCCGGCCGACTGGATGCGGACCCTGCGGGCCGCCCACGCCGACGACGAGCCGGGCCGCGACCTGATGCTGACCAGCGACCCCGACGAGTTGCAGGTGGTGGGCTCGCTGCACATCATGCCGTCGGTGCGGCGCTGGCACCGCGGGCGCATGGTGCTGGTGGGCGACGCGGCGCACGCGCCCTCGAACAGCTCGGGGCAGGGCGCCTCGCTGGCCATCGAGAGCGCCGTGCAGGTGGCCCGCTGCCTGCGCGACCTGCCCGACGCCCGGTCGGCGTTCACCGCCTACGAGCGGCTGCGGCGCGAGCGGGTGGAGCGGATCGCCGCCCGGGCCGGGCGGATCAACCAGGCCAAGGCTCCGGGCCGGGTGGCCCGGGCGCTGATGCCGTTGCTCATGCCGCTGCTGGTGAAGACCGCGATGAAGCCGGAGAAGACGCTCGGCCCCGAGCAGCGCTACGTCATCGACTGGGACGCCCCGGTCACGGCCGGCCCGACCGGTCGCTGA